A region from the Populus trichocarpa isolate Nisqually-1 chromosome 18, P.trichocarpa_v4.1, whole genome shotgun sequence genome encodes:
- the LOC7470097 gene encoding uncharacterized protein LOC7470097, whose translation MVILSSSVPAWIGHFLAFMGGCFGCCTKPTPIIAVDEPSQGLRIQGRAVNKPSISNEFWSSSTCDLDNSTVQSQRSISSISVSNHNLGSSTGSMSSNNEFVNHGLLLWQQRRLRWVGSGTSGNQNQRRWESRLSWNATEGLQGSRNPFPRPIPLSEIVDFLVDVWEQEGLYD comes from the exons ATGGTGATATTAAGTAGCTCCGTGCCTGCTTGGATTGGTCACTTTCTCGCTTTTATGGG TGGCTGTTTTGGATGCTGCACTAAACCCACGCCAATTATTGCTGTGGATGAGCCATCGCAAGGATTGAGAATACAAGGGCGAGCAGTGAATAAACCTAGCATATCAAATGAGTTTTGGAGTTCCAGCACATGTGACTTGGACAACAGTACTGTTCAATCTCAAAGAAGCATATCATCAATCAGTGTATCAAACCACAATCTTGGTAGCAGCACTGGTAGCATGAGCAGCAATAATGAATTTGTAAATCATG GTCTCCTTCTCTGGCAACAGAGAAGGCTTCGATGGGTTGGAAGTGGCACATCTGGGAACCAAAATCAGCGAAGATGGGAATCCAGATTAAg TTGGAATGCAACTGAAGGTTTACAAGGTTCCAGAAATCCTTTTCCTCGGCCCATCCCTCTTTCT GAGATTGTTGATTTTCTGGTGGATGTATGGGAGCAGGAGGGATTGTATGATTGA
- the LOC7470098 gene encoding uncharacterized protein LOC7470098 → MISSSPISLPQQSHSFGFNTPIILQTLRHNPTIVAMKVRSSVKKMCEFCQIVKRRGRIYVICSSNPKHKQRQGFATFAYSGLISAETTAPPRIVPSQSMGIGLASLLPKKYEPTTMYGWRAGLSSFLFKQGN, encoded by the exons ATGATATCAAGCTCTCCCATTTCTCTCCCTCAACAGTCCCATTCGTTTGGTTTCAACACACCCATTATTCTCCAGACGCTTCGCCACAACCCCACAATcg TAGCCATGAAGGTGAGGTCATCAGTGAAAAAGATGTGTGAGTTTTGTCAGATAGTTAAGCGTCGTGGACGGATATATGTAATCTGTAGTTCTAATCCCAAGCACAAGCAACGTCAAGGCTTTGCAACATTTGCTTACAGTGGCCTCAT ATCTGCGGAGACCACTGCCCCACCGAGAATTGTACCCAGTCAAAGCATGGGAATAGGCCTGGCTTCTCTCTTACCCAAAAAGTATGAACCAACAACCATGTATGGATGGAGGGCTGGCCTTTCATCTTTCCTCTTCAAACAAGGGAATTAG
- the LOC7470099 gene encoding uncharacterized protein LOC7470099 codes for MSSSLCSQGVVLATAMAVSGTVIVLAFRLQKSHLPSGQFPGDHHQIPQSSQQALRSCISPEGKKKKGKKKRVHFAEDVVDPRGDGEEFRRQHEAVFLSQNSCSSSSTSTEFKKNGQQRRMPANRAALYNGILRDRGVQRLAYSC; via the exons ATGTCTTCTTCACTTTGCTCACAAGGAGTGGTCCTTGCCACAGCCATGGCTGTTTCTGGCACTGTAATTGTACTTGCCTTTCGCCTCCAAAAATCTCACCTTCCTTCTGGTCAATTCCCTGGTGATCATCACCAAATTCCACAGTCTTCACAACAAGCTCTAAGGTCCTGTATCTCACCAG aggggaagaagaagaagggaaagaagaaaagggtgCACTTTGCTGAGGATGTGGTGGATCCAAGAGGGGATGGGGAGGAGTTTAGGAGGCAACATGAAGCCGTTTTTCTTAGTCAaaattcttgttcttcttcatcaacatcaacagaattcaagaaaaatggTCAGCAAAGAAGAATGCCTGCAAACAGAGCTGCTCTCTACAATGGGATTCTTAGGGATCGTGGGGTCCAAAGATTAGCTTACtcttgttga
- the LOC7470100 gene encoding phospholipase D alpha 1 isoform X1: protein MEPVLLHGTLHVTIYEACRVFGSGCSKFCCKILENIDKTVGFGKGFCKLYAGIYLEETRVGRTRLLEHPHSDPQWFESFHIYCAHIASNVIFSVKEDNPIEAVVIGKAYLPVAELLDGKEVEKWLNILHKNHRPLHKGSKIHVKVQFFDATKRHYWSRGIGSPKFPGVPYTFFSQRSGCRVTLYQDAHVPDKFVPKIPLAGGKRHEQHRCWEDIFDAIFNAKHLIYITGWSVFTKITLVRDPTRQKPGGDMILGELLKKKANEGVRVLMLVWDDRTSVKLLKKDGLMATHDEDTGSYFHNTKVHCVLCPRNPDNGQSIIQGIEISTMFTHHQKTLVVDSELPGGELPKRRIVSFIGGIDLCDGRYDTPSHPIFRTLDTVHHNDFRQPNFTGASIHKGGPREPWHDVHCRLEGSIAWDVLVNFEQRWRKQGKEDLLLQPRELDCILTPPSPVMLPEDHETWNVQLFRSIDGGAAFGFPEAPEDAARVGLVCGKDNVIDRSIQDAYINAIRRAKNFIYIENQYFLGSSFSWKSNDVKVEEVGALHLIPKELSLKIVSKIKAGERFSVYVVIPMWPEGIPESGSVQAILNWQKRTMEMMYSDIAEALQDKGVEANPKDYLTFFCLGKHEREMPGEYVPSERPEHNSDYSRAQKARRFMIYIHAKMMIVDDEYIITGSANINQRSMDGGRDTEIAMGAYQPYHLATNQPARGQIHGFRMSLWYEHLGQLDDTFCHPESLECVRKVNHIAEKNWHLYSSEVLDDDLPGHLLAYPIGVTSNGELTELQGTEFFPGTKARVFGSKSELLPSILTT from the exons ATGGAGCCTGTTCTGCTACATGGAACCCTTCACGTGACTATCTACGAGGCTTGTAGGGTTTTTGGTTCAGGGTGCAGcaagttttgttgcaag ATATTGGAAAACATTGATAAGACTGTTGGATTTGGAAAAGGCTTCTGTAAACTATATGCTGGAATTTATTTAGAAGAGACTAGAGTTGGCAGAACTAGATTGTTAGAACACCCTCACTCCGATCCGCAATGGTTTGAGTCTTTCCACATTTACTGTGCTCATATAGCATCTAATGTTATATTCTCCGTCAAAGAAGATAATCCTATTGAGGCAGTTGTGATAGGGAAAGCTTATTTGCCTGTCGCTGAACTCCTAGATGGAAAAGAAGTAGAGAAATGGCTTAACATTCTGCATAAAAACCATAGACCCCTGCATAAAGGTTCAAAGATTCATGTAAAAGTGCAGTTCTTTGATGCCACTAAACGGCATTATTGGTCTAGAGGGATTGGAAGTCCTAAATTTCCAGGTGTCCCATACACATTCTTTAGTCAAAGAAGTGGTTGCAGAGTCACTCTTTACCAAGATGCTCATGTTCCTGATAAATTTGTTCCGAAAATCCCTCTAGCTGGGGGCAAGCGTCATGAACAACACCGTTGCTGGGAAGACATCTTCGATGCCATTTTCAATGCAAAGCATCTTATTTACATCACAGGGTGGTCTGTATTTACTAAAATCACTTTGGTAAGGGACCCAACGAGGCAAAAACCAGGAGGAGACATGATCCTAGGTGAGCTACTGAAGAAAAAGGCCAACGAAGGTGTTAGGGTCTTGATGCTCGTTTGGGATGACAGAACTTCAGTGAAGTTGCTTAAGAAGGATGGATTGATGGCTACACATGATGAGGATACAGGGAGTTATTTCCATAACACAAAAGTCCATTGTGTTTTGTGCCCTCGTAACCCTGATAATGGACAGAGCATTATACAAGGCATAGAGATTTCTACAATGTTCACTCATCACCAGAAGACTCTGGTGGTGGATAGTGAATTGCCTGGTGGAGAACTACCAAAGAGGAGGATCGTGAGTTTCATTGGTGGTATTGACCTTTGTGACGGGAGATATGACACTCCATCTCATCCGATTTTCAGGACTTTGGATACAGTACACCACAACGATTTTCGCCAGCCTAATTTCACAGGTGCCTCAATTCATAAAGGAGGACCAAGGGAGCCTTGGCATGACGTTCATTGTCGGTTAGAAGGATCCATTGCTTGGGATGTCTTGGTCAATTTTGAACAGAGATGGAGAAAGCAAGGTAAGGAGGACTTGCTTCTTCAACCAAGAGAACTTGACTGCATTCTTACACCTCCATCTCCTGTTATGCTCCCCGAAGACCATGAAACATGGAATGTTCAACTGTTTCGGTCTATCGATGGTGGAGCTGCTTTTGGCTTCCCTGAAGCTCCTGAAGATGCAGCCAGAGTCGGACTCGTCTGTGGGAAGGATAATGTCATTGATAGAAGCATTCAGGATGCTTATATCAATGCCATTCGGCGGGCAAAAAATTTCATTTACATTGAAAACCAGTACTTCCTTGGAAGCTCATTTTCCTGGAAATCAAATGACGTAAAGGTTGAGGAGGTTGGTGCTTTGCATCTTATCCCGAAAGAACTTTCATTAAAGATTGTTAGCAAAATTAAAGCTGGAGAGAGATTTTCTGTCTACGTTGTCATTCCAATGTGGCCAGAGGGCATTCCAGAAAGTGGTTCCGTTCAAGCAATATTGAACTGGCAAAAGAGGACGATGGAGATGATGTATAGCGATATAGCTGAAGCTCTCCAGGACAAGGGGGTTGAGGCAAATCCAAAGGACTACTTAACATTCTTTTGCCTTGGCAAACACGAGAGAGAGATGCCCGGAGAATATGTTCCTTCAGAGAGACCTGAACACAATTCAGATTACAGCAGAGCTCAGAAAGCTAGGCGGTTCATGATCTATATTCATGCCAAGATGATGATCG TTGATGATGAATACATAATCACTGGATCTGCCAACATTAATCAACGATCAATGGATGGAGGGAGAGATACAGAGATAGCAATGGGAGCCTACCAACCATATCACTTAGCCACCAACCAGCCTGCCAGGGGCCAGATTCATGGCTTCAGGATGTCATTATGGTATGAACACCTAGGCCAGCTTGATGACACTTTTTGCCATCCTGAGAGCCTGGAATGTGTCCGAAAGGTGAATCACATTGCTGAAAAGAATTGGCACCTCTATTCATCCGAGGTATTGGACGACGATTTACCAGGCCATTTGCTTGCTTATCCCATTGGAGTCACCAGTAATGGAGAGCTCACAGAGCTTCAAGGGACAGAATTTTTCCCTGGCACCAAGGCTCGTGTTTTCGGGTCAAAATCTGAGCTGCTCCCTTCAATCCTCACAACTTAG
- the LOC7470100 gene encoding phospholipase D alpha 1 isoform X2 yields the protein MEPVLLHGTLHVTIYEACRVFGSGCSKFCCKILENIDKTVGFGKGFCKLYAGIYLEETRVGRTRLLEHPHSDPQWFESFHIYCAHIASNVIFSVKEDNPIEAVVIGKAYLPVAELLDGKEVEKWLNILHKNHRPLHKGSKIHVKVQFFDATKRHYWSRGIGSPKFPGVPYTFFSQRSGCRVTLYQDAHVPDKFVPKIPLAGGKRHEQHRCWEDIFDAIFNAKHLIYITGWSVFTKITLVRDPTRQKPGGDMILGELLKKKANEGVRVLMLVWDDRTSVKLLKKDGLMATHDEDTGSYFHNTKVHCVLCPRNPDNGQSIIQGIEISTMFTHHQKTLVVDSELPGGELPKRRIVSFIGGIDLCDGRYDTPSHPIFRTLDTVHHNDFRQPNFTGASIHKGGPREPWHDVHCRLEGSIAWDVLVNFEQRWRKQGKEDLLLQPRELDCILTPPSPVMLPEDHETWNVQLFRSIDGGAAFGFPEAPEDAARVGLVCGKDNVIDRSIQDAYINAIRRAKNFIYIENQYFLGSSFSWKSNDVKVEEVGALHLIPKELSLKIVSKIKAGERFSVYVVIPMWPEGIPESGSVQAILNWQKRTMEMMYSDIAEALQDKGVEANPKDYLTFFCLGKHEREMPGEYVPSERPEHNSDYSRAQKARRFMIYIHAKMMIGIVYF from the exons ATGGAGCCTGTTCTGCTACATGGAACCCTTCACGTGACTATCTACGAGGCTTGTAGGGTTTTTGGTTCAGGGTGCAGcaagttttgttgcaag ATATTGGAAAACATTGATAAGACTGTTGGATTTGGAAAAGGCTTCTGTAAACTATATGCTGGAATTTATTTAGAAGAGACTAGAGTTGGCAGAACTAGATTGTTAGAACACCCTCACTCCGATCCGCAATGGTTTGAGTCTTTCCACATTTACTGTGCTCATATAGCATCTAATGTTATATTCTCCGTCAAAGAAGATAATCCTATTGAGGCAGTTGTGATAGGGAAAGCTTATTTGCCTGTCGCTGAACTCCTAGATGGAAAAGAAGTAGAGAAATGGCTTAACATTCTGCATAAAAACCATAGACCCCTGCATAAAGGTTCAAAGATTCATGTAAAAGTGCAGTTCTTTGATGCCACTAAACGGCATTATTGGTCTAGAGGGATTGGAAGTCCTAAATTTCCAGGTGTCCCATACACATTCTTTAGTCAAAGAAGTGGTTGCAGAGTCACTCTTTACCAAGATGCTCATGTTCCTGATAAATTTGTTCCGAAAATCCCTCTAGCTGGGGGCAAGCGTCATGAACAACACCGTTGCTGGGAAGACATCTTCGATGCCATTTTCAATGCAAAGCATCTTATTTACATCACAGGGTGGTCTGTATTTACTAAAATCACTTTGGTAAGGGACCCAACGAGGCAAAAACCAGGAGGAGACATGATCCTAGGTGAGCTACTGAAGAAAAAGGCCAACGAAGGTGTTAGGGTCTTGATGCTCGTTTGGGATGACAGAACTTCAGTGAAGTTGCTTAAGAAGGATGGATTGATGGCTACACATGATGAGGATACAGGGAGTTATTTCCATAACACAAAAGTCCATTGTGTTTTGTGCCCTCGTAACCCTGATAATGGACAGAGCATTATACAAGGCATAGAGATTTCTACAATGTTCACTCATCACCAGAAGACTCTGGTGGTGGATAGTGAATTGCCTGGTGGAGAACTACCAAAGAGGAGGATCGTGAGTTTCATTGGTGGTATTGACCTTTGTGACGGGAGATATGACACTCCATCTCATCCGATTTTCAGGACTTTGGATACAGTACACCACAACGATTTTCGCCAGCCTAATTTCACAGGTGCCTCAATTCATAAAGGAGGACCAAGGGAGCCTTGGCATGACGTTCATTGTCGGTTAGAAGGATCCATTGCTTGGGATGTCTTGGTCAATTTTGAACAGAGATGGAGAAAGCAAGGTAAGGAGGACTTGCTTCTTCAACCAAGAGAACTTGACTGCATTCTTACACCTCCATCTCCTGTTATGCTCCCCGAAGACCATGAAACATGGAATGTTCAACTGTTTCGGTCTATCGATGGTGGAGCTGCTTTTGGCTTCCCTGAAGCTCCTGAAGATGCAGCCAGAGTCGGACTCGTCTGTGGGAAGGATAATGTCATTGATAGAAGCATTCAGGATGCTTATATCAATGCCATTCGGCGGGCAAAAAATTTCATTTACATTGAAAACCAGTACTTCCTTGGAAGCTCATTTTCCTGGAAATCAAATGACGTAAAGGTTGAGGAGGTTGGTGCTTTGCATCTTATCCCGAAAGAACTTTCATTAAAGATTGTTAGCAAAATTAAAGCTGGAGAGAGATTTTCTGTCTACGTTGTCATTCCAATGTGGCCAGAGGGCATTCCAGAAAGTGGTTCCGTTCAAGCAATATTGAACTGGCAAAAGAGGACGATGGAGATGATGTATAGCGATATAGCTGAAGCTCTCCAGGACAAGGGGGTTGAGGCAAATCCAAAGGACTACTTAACATTCTTTTGCCTTGGCAAACACGAGAGAGAGATGCCCGGAGAATATGTTCCTTCAGAGAGACCTGAACACAATTCAGATTACAGCAGAGCTCAGAAAGCTAGGCGGTTCATGATCTATATTCATGCCAAGATGATGATCG GAATAGTTTACTTTTAG
- the LOC7470101 gene encoding TBC domain-containing protein C1952.17c isoform X1 — protein sequence MLKNGKLKLPDKLGGLVSGFDDKEMKNGGSDPVLESGEELEIMEPNGIELGHKENAYEFDDLVNDTDVDNEDAFRTRKRPDKDGSGQVSVMEVIAADEKRSDVEYELSQKEINLEKLRRIASMGLPDGGGLRATAWKLLLGYLSPSHDLWEKELTENRQKYAMLKEELLLSPSEYTRVKEDAMISAELSGEHDDAGPLKRQGISHGDHPLSIVKASAWHHYFKHTEIAEQIDRDLLRTHPDMKFFSGESSFSKKNREAMRKILLLFAKLNPAIRYVQGMNEVLAPIFYVFSTDTDEQNAVNAEADSFSCFVRLLSDSVDHFCQQLDNSPVGILSTLSRLAELLKENDEELWKHLEFTTKVKPQFYAFRWITLLLTQEFNFQSILRIWDSLLSNPFGIQDMLLRICCAMLLCMKSRLLSGDFAANLRLLQHYPDINIEHLLRVAQDLSADTSSYSLSL from the exons ATGCTTAAAAATGGCAAGCTCAAGCTCCCTGACAAGCTCGGTGGTTTGGTCTCTGGTTTTGAtgacaaagaaatgaaaaatggaGGGTCCGACCCGGTTCTCGAGTCCGGCGAGGAGCTTGAGATCATGGAGCCTAATGGGATTGAGTTAGGCCACAAAGAAAATGCGtatgaatttgatgatttggTTAATGATACAGATGTGGATAACGAAGATGCTTTTAGGACCCGAAAGAGACCCGATAAAGATGGGTCGGGTCAGGTTTCGGTTATGGAGGTCATTGCAGCTGATGAGAAAAGGTCTGATGTTGAATATGAG CTCTCTCAAAAGGAGATAAATTTGGAAAAGCTAAGGAGGATTGCTAGTATGGGGCTTCCTGATGGAGGAGGATTGAGGGCAACAGCTTGGAAG CTACTCTTGGGTTATTTATCTCCTTCTCATGATTTGTGGGAAAAGGAGTTAACCGAGAATAGACAAAAATATGCTATGCTAAAAGAGGAGCTTCTACTGAGTCCT TCAGAGTACACCAGGGTAAAAGAAGATGCTATGATTTCTGCTGAGCTGAGTGGCGAACATGATGATGCCGGACCACTTAAGCGACAAGGAATTTCTCATGGAGATCACCCCCTGAGTATTGTTAAGGCTAGTGCTTGGCATCACTACTTCAAG CATACAGAGATTGCAGAACAGATTGATCGTGATTTGCTGCGCACACATCCAGATATGAAATTCTTCTCAGGGGAGTCCTCATTCAGTAAGAAAAATAGG GAAGCAATGAGGAAaattcttcttctatttgcaaAACTAAATCCTGCCATTCGTTATGTTCAAGGCATGAATGAGGTCTTGGCGCCAATATTCTATGTATTTAGCACCGACACTGATGAACAGAATGCT GTAAATGCAGAAGCAgatagtttttcttgttttgttcgATTGCTGAGCGACTCAGTGGATCACTTCTGCCAACAGTTGGATAATAGTCCAGTTGGCATCCTCTCCACTCTTTCCCGCTTGGCagaattattgaaagaaaatgatgaggaaTTGTGGAAGCATCTTGAATTCACAACCAAG GTTAAGCCACAATTTTATGCATTCAGGTGGATCACTTTGCTACTCACTCAAGAATTCAACTTCCAATCCATTTTAAGAATCTGGGATTCTCTTTTGAGTAATCCTTTCGGGATTCAG GATATGCTATTGCGGATCTGTTGTGCTATGCTATTATGCATGAAAAGCAGGCTATTGAGTGGTGATTTTGCAGCTAACTTGAGGCTTTTACAGCACTATCCTGACATCAACATTGAACACCTTCTCCGGGTAGCTCAGGATTTAAGTGCAGATACTTCATCCTACAGTTTGTCTTTGTAA
- the LOC7470101 gene encoding uncharacterized protein LOC7470101 isoform X2, producing MLKNGKLKLPDKLGGLVSGFDDKEMKNGGSDPVLESGEELEIMEPNGIELGHKENAYEFDDLVNDTDVDNEDAFRTRKRPDKDGSGQVSVMEVIAADEKRSDVEYELSQKEINLEKLRRIASMGLPDGGGLRATAWKLLLGYLSPSHDLWEKELTENRQKYAMLKEELLLSPSEYTRVKEDAMISAELSGEHDDAGPLKRQGISHGDHPLSIVKASAWHHYFKHTEIAEQIDRDLLRTHPDMKFFSGESSFSKKNRVNAEADSFSCFVRLLSDSVDHFCQQLDNSPVGILSTLSRLAELLKENDEELWKHLEFTTKVKPQFYAFRWITLLLTQEFNFQSILRIWDSLLSNPFGIQDMLLRICCAMLLCMKSRLLSGDFAANLRLLQHYPDINIEHLLRVAQDLSADTSSYSLSL from the exons ATGCTTAAAAATGGCAAGCTCAAGCTCCCTGACAAGCTCGGTGGTTTGGTCTCTGGTTTTGAtgacaaagaaatgaaaaatggaGGGTCCGACCCGGTTCTCGAGTCCGGCGAGGAGCTTGAGATCATGGAGCCTAATGGGATTGAGTTAGGCCACAAAGAAAATGCGtatgaatttgatgatttggTTAATGATACAGATGTGGATAACGAAGATGCTTTTAGGACCCGAAAGAGACCCGATAAAGATGGGTCGGGTCAGGTTTCGGTTATGGAGGTCATTGCAGCTGATGAGAAAAGGTCTGATGTTGAATATGAG CTCTCTCAAAAGGAGATAAATTTGGAAAAGCTAAGGAGGATTGCTAGTATGGGGCTTCCTGATGGAGGAGGATTGAGGGCAACAGCTTGGAAG CTACTCTTGGGTTATTTATCTCCTTCTCATGATTTGTGGGAAAAGGAGTTAACCGAGAATAGACAAAAATATGCTATGCTAAAAGAGGAGCTTCTACTGAGTCCT TCAGAGTACACCAGGGTAAAAGAAGATGCTATGATTTCTGCTGAGCTGAGTGGCGAACATGATGATGCCGGACCACTTAAGCGACAAGGAATTTCTCATGGAGATCACCCCCTGAGTATTGTTAAGGCTAGTGCTTGGCATCACTACTTCAAG CATACAGAGATTGCAGAACAGATTGATCGTGATTTGCTGCGCACACATCCAGATATGAAATTCTTCTCAGGGGAGTCCTCATTCAGTAAGAAAAATAGG GTAAATGCAGAAGCAgatagtttttcttgttttgttcgATTGCTGAGCGACTCAGTGGATCACTTCTGCCAACAGTTGGATAATAGTCCAGTTGGCATCCTCTCCACTCTTTCCCGCTTGGCagaattattgaaagaaaatgatgaggaaTTGTGGAAGCATCTTGAATTCACAACCAAG GTTAAGCCACAATTTTATGCATTCAGGTGGATCACTTTGCTACTCACTCAAGAATTCAACTTCCAATCCATTTTAAGAATCTGGGATTCTCTTTTGAGTAATCCTTTCGGGATTCAG GATATGCTATTGCGGATCTGTTGTGCTATGCTATTATGCATGAAAAGCAGGCTATTGAGTGGTGATTTTGCAGCTAACTTGAGGCTTTTACAGCACTATCCTGACATCAACATTGAACACCTTCTCCGGGTAGCTCAGGATTTAAGTGCAGATACTTCATCCTACAGTTTGTCTTTGTAA